The DNA segment GTCGCCGCGTCCGCGCGGCGCTCGCGGCCGCGCTCCTGCTGTTCCCGGCCCAGTCCGGCGTCGGCGCGCTCGTCGCCGTCGGCGGGCTCCCCGCCTCGCTCGCCCCCGTCCACCTGCTGCTGGGCGTGACGATCTTCGGCGCCGTCCTCGCCGCGCTCGCGTGGTGGCTGGAGGCGGAGACCGGCGCCCCCGACGACGCGCCGGTCGACTTCCGGCCCGGGACCGACGACCTCCCGCCGGTCGAGGAGGCGCCGGAGCCCGAGATCCCGACGGCGACGGTCCCCCGGCTGAAGGCGACCGCGGCCGCCTACTTCCGGCTGATGAAGCCCCGCCTGATGTGGCTGCTCTGCCTCGTCGCCGCCGCGGCGATGGCGCTCGCCGGCGGCCCGGGGTTCACCCCGTACGTCGTCGGCGCGACGCTGGCCGGCGGCGCGCTCTCGATCGGCGCGTCCGGGACGTTCAACCACGTGTTCGAGCGCGACATCGACAGGCGGATGCAGCGGACCAACGACCGCCCGCTGGCGACCGACCTCGTGCCGGTGCGCAACGCGCTCGCGTTCGGACTGCTGTTGGCGGCCGTCTCCCTCGGCCTCTTCTGGACGGTGAACCCGCTCACGGCGGCGCTCGGGCTGGTCGCCATCGTGTTTTACAGCGTCGTCTACACGCTCGTGTTGAAGCCGAACACGGTCCAGAACACCGTCATCGGCGGCGCGGCCGGCGCGCTCCCGGCGCTCATCGGCTGGGCGGCGGTGACCGGCGAGGTCGGCGGCGGCGGGCTGCTGCTCGCGCTCGTCATCTTCCTGTGGACGCCCGCGCACTTCTACAACCTCGCGCTGGCGTACAAGGACGACTACGAGCGCGGCGGCTTCCCGATGATGCCCGTCGTCCGCGGCGAGACGGCGACGCGCCGCCACATCGTCTGGTACCTCGGCGCGACGCTCGTGGCCGCCGTCGCGCTCGCGGCCGCCGCCGAGCCGCTCGGTGCGCTCTACGCCGCGGTCGGCGTCGCCCTCGGCGCGGTGTTCCTGTGGGCCGTCGTCCGGCTCCACTACGAGCAGACGGAGGCGGCGGCGTTCCGCGCGTTCCACGCCTCGAACGCCTACCTCGGCCTACTGTTATTCGCCGTCGTGTTCGACGCCCTCGTGGTCTGAGGGAGTCGGCGTCGGCGTATCGGAGACGGCCGGACCGGCGTGGTTTATATAGCTCCGCGAGAAAGTCGCGGCAATCGAATGGACGCCTCGCCGAGAGCCGTCGCCCGCTCGCTGTGGCCCGTCTGGGGGCTCGGCGCCGTGCTCGTCCTCTCGCTCCTCGCGGAAGCCGCCGCACTCTCCGTTGGGGTCGCTCCCGCTCCCGGCGGCTACTGGGTGGGGTACGCCTCGACGATACTGGTCGTCGTCGGGGTCGGGTACGCCGTCTACGTGATGCCGAGGTCGGACATCTCGCCCGCCCGGTACCCGCGGCTCAACCGCTGGTGGATCGCGGGCGCGTCGGGATTCCTCCTCGTCAACGTCGGGTTCATGGCGACGCTGCCGACCGAGACGGCGTTTCAGGTGTTCGGCTGGGGTCGATGGGCGATCGGCTTCGGCGGCGGCGTCGGGCTGGTCATCGGGCTGTTCGAGGCGAGAGCGATCGAACGCGAGGTCGCGGCGGAGCGGAGCCGCCTCCGACAGGCCGAGCTCCGCAGCGAGCGCGACCGGCTCGAGGAGTTCGCGAGCGTCGTCTCGCACGACCTCCGGAACCCGCTCAACGTCGTCCGCGGCCGCATCGACCTCGCCAGGCGCGCCCACCCCGAGGACGAACACCTCGAGGCGGCCGAGCCCGCGCTCGATCGGATGGACGAGATCATCGGGGAGACGCTCGCGCTCGCCCGCGAGGGAAAGAGCGTGGACGGCGTCGACGACGTCGACCTCGCCGAGTGCGCGCGCGAGTGCTGGTCGCGCGTGGACGCGCCGGACGCGGCGCTCCGCGTGGACGGATCGGCGACGGTACGGGCCGACCGCGACCGGCTGTCGCACGTCTTCGAGAACCTCTTTCGGAACAGCGTGGAACACGGCGGCCGCGACGTGACCGTTCGCGTGGGGGTACTCGACGGAGGCGACGGCTTCTTCGTCGAAGACGACGGGGTCGGAATCCCGGCGGACCAGGTCGATCGGGTGCGCGAGACGGGGTTCACGTCGTCCGCCGACGGAACCGGGTTCGGACTGGCGATCGTCGACCGGATCGTCGACGCCCACGGGTGGGAACTGCGGATCGCCGAGGGGGACGACGGCGGCGTGCGGTTCGAGATCCGCGGCGTCGAGCGGTCGGAGGAGGCGACGCGAGCGAGCGCCGCCGAAGGGGCCGACCGCGCGCCCCATCGTTAAGTCCGTTCGACCCGAAAAGGAAGACGTATGACCCGAGTCGAGATCGAGTTCTGCGTGCCGTGCGGGTTCTTGAACCGCGCTCAGGACGTCTCGGAGGCGCTGCTCAAGCAGTTCGGCGAGGAGCTCGACGAGGTCGCCCTGGTCACGGGCGACAGCGGCGTGTTCGTCGTCCGCGCGGACGACGAGGTCGTCTTCGACAAGACCGAAGACGAGTACGACGTGGACGCCATCGTGCGCGCCGTCAGGCCGTACGTCGGCGCGGCGGCGTGAGGGCTCGTTACTCCCCGTTATAAACTGTGCGCGCGGAGTTCGTCACCACGAGGAGGCTACTCGTCGCCATCGCGAGCGCCGCGAGGAGCGGATTGAGAACGCCCGCGATCGCCATCGGGATCGCCACCGCGTTGTAGACGAACGCCCAGCCGAGGTTCTGCTTGAGCCGCCGGTTCGTCCCCCGGGTGACCGCGAACAGCTCGGGGACCGCGGAGAGGCGGTCCTCCAGGAGGACGGCGTCCGCGGCGTCGGCCGCGAGGTCCGTCCCGCTCGCGACCGAGACGCCGAGGTCCGCAGCGGCGAGCGCTGGCGCGTCGTTGCTCCCGTCGCCGACCACGGCGACGCGCTCGGTCGCCGCGAGCCGCCGCACGGTCTCGGCCTTCGCCTCCGGCGGCACCTCCGCGAACGTCTCGTCGATCGCGGGGTGGTCCGCGAACCGCCGGGTCGCCTCGGGGGAGTCGCCCGTGAGCACCACGACGCGTCGCCCCCCGTCGGCGAGGCCGGTGACGACCGCTTCCCACCCCTCGCGGACTTCGTCGCCGACGACGAGAACGCCGACGACCGACCCCTCCCAACCGACGAAGACGGGGACCCGCCCGTCTTCGCGGGCCGCCTCGCCGGCCGATTCGAGCGACGCCGGCACGGTCCACTCCGTTCCCTCGAACAGCGACCGGTGTCCGACGACGACCTCGTCGCCGTCGATCCGCCCCGTGACGCCGCGGTCCGAGACGGTCACCGCGGCGGTCGACGTGCCGGCGGCGTCGTCGGCAGGTCGCTTCTCCCCACCCTCGTCGTCGGCGGTCACGCCGCCGTCGGTCGCCGCTGCCGACGCGTCGCTCGTGTCGTCGCGCGCGGATCCCCCGTCGTCGCCCGCGACCGCGTCGACGATCGCCTCGGCGACCGGGTGAGCCGAGGCGCGCTCGACCGCCGCGGCCCGGCGACGAACCTCCTCCGGCGACGCGCCGTCGCTGACGGTGTCGAGCAGCCGCATCTCCCCGTCGGTGAGCGTCCCCGTCTTGTCCAGCACGACGGTGTCGATGCCCGCCGCCTCCTCGAAGACAGCGTCCGAGACGATCACGATGCCGCGGCGGGCTGCGTCGCGGATCCCGGCGGCGACCGCGAGCGGGGTCGCGAGCCCGAGCGCGCACGGACAGGAGACGATGAGCACCGTGAGCCCGACGAGCGCGGCGTCCACGGGCGCCGATCCGAGCGCGAAGGTCGCCGCCCCGCCGAGGGCGGCGACCGCGACGACGAGCGGGACGAACGCGGTCGCGAGCCGGTCGACGAGCCGCTGGACCCCCGACCGCGAGCTCTGGAGCTCCCACAGCAGCCGGACGAGGGTGTCGAGGGTGCTCGTCGCGTCCTCGCCGACCGCGACGACGACCGGCGCGTCGGTGACGACCGTCCCGCCGCGGACCTCGTCGCCCTCCCGCTTCGTCGCCGGGAGCGACTCGCCCGTGACGAGCGCCTCGTCGACGGCGGCGGTCCCCTCGGCCACGGTCCCGTCGAAGGGGACCCGCTCGCCGGGGCGCACGAGGAGCCGATCGCCGGGGTCGACCGTCTCGGCCGCGACGGTCTCGCCGGACTCGGTGCGGACCGTCCGGTCGCCGGCCGTCGTGAGGTCGGAGAGCATGCCGGTCGCGCGCCGTTTGATGAGCGACTCGTAGTGGTTTCCGGCGGTGACGACTAGGATCACGGCGATCGTCACGTCGAAGTAGAGGTCGGTCCGGCCCACGAGTAGCGCGAGCGTGCTGTACGCGTACGAACTCCCCGCCGCGAGCGACACGAGGAGGTCCATGTTCGGTTGCCGGGCCCTGAGGCTCACGTACGCGCCCCGCAGGATCGGGTAGCCGGTGTAAAAGAGGACGATCGAGGCGAACACCCACACCTGCGCGAACAGGTAGGTGCCCGAGACGCCGCCGAGGTCGAGGATCGGCTCGTACCCGAAGTAGGTCGGGTAGAGGAAGAGGACGTACCACAGCATCGCCATCATCCCGAAGAGGCCGCCGCCGATCAGGAAGCGGACGACGTCGTCGTCGCGGTCCGGCTCCGGGTCCGCTCGGTCGCTCGCGGTGTACCCCGCGACGGAGAGCCGCTTGGGGAGCTCGTCGGCACTCACCGCGTCGGGGTCGTAGTCGACGCGGATCGTGTCGGTGGCGTAGCTCGCCTCGGCGGCGGCGACGCCGTCCTGCTCGCCGGCCGTCAGCTCCAGGAAGGACTCGCACGTCGCACAGTGCATCCCGTCGACGCGGAGGAACGTCGTTTCCCCGTCGAACGCCTCGCCGGGCTCCGTCTCGGGGCGGCGCTCGTCGACGTCGTCGACGTCGTCCAGAGAGCGGGCGACCGCGAGGCAGCCGCGACAGCAGAAGTCGCCGTCGACGTCGGGGGCGGTGTGGGGGTCGTCTCCCGTCGGAAGGTCACAGAGGGTACAGTTCGACATGGGTGAGATTGGCCGCCGAGCGCGGCGCCGTCACGCCTCGTCGGGCTCGCTCGTATCGGGGGCGCTCGCGTCGGGACCGAACCGGCGAGAGCCGCCGGTGGCGATCCGGAGGCTCCCCCAGATGATCAGGACGTTGATCAGCGCGATCCCGACGACGATCGCCGCGCGGTCGGCGATGAACACCGCCGCCGGCACGAGGCCGCCCAACACGAGGAGCAGGGCTCGCTGGAGCGAGAGGTCCATGCGTCGAGGTGGGTCGCTCTCGTCATAGGTAACGGCAAGATTCTCACGGCGTGAGAACGATTCGATCGTATATATCCGGGTGTGAACAACCGCGTCCCATGGCTCAAACCGAGACCGCTCGCGGCGGACCCGACGAGGCGGGCGGCGAGGAGGAGTTCGATCCGATCGGAACGCTCACGCTCATCGGTATCTACTTCGTCATCCTGTTGCTCGCGTGGGTGTACATCTACTACGTCGAGTTCCTCGGCCGCGACCTGGTCGTCGTGGGGTGATCACGGATGCACATTCACGCCTACGAGAAGCTCTGGCTCGCGGCGTCGATCCTCCTGATACTGCTGCTCATCGGCTCGGTCACCTACGGCGCCGTCGGACCCGGCGTCGCCATGGTGTCCGACAGCGAGCCGCCGATCGACGCGCAGGCGCTCGACGAGGACGACCGCTTCTCCGAACCCCGCGTCGAGCAGGTCGGCGAGAACGAGTACGCGGCGTACGTCGTCGCCTACCAGTTCGGCTTCGAACCCAGTCCGATCGTCGTCCCCGAGAACAGTACGGTGACGTTCTACGTCACCTCTCGGGACGTGATCCACGGGTTCGAGGTCGTCGGCACGAACGCGAACACGATGGTCGTCCCCGGCGAGGTGTCGGAGCTCACCGTCGAGGTCGAGGGGCCACAGGAGTACGGCCTCCTCTGTAACGAGTACTGCGGCGCGGGCCATCACGTGATGGAGGGGAAGGTCAACGTCGTCAGTCAAGCGGAGTTCGACGAGCGGAACGAGGGGGGTGACGACGCGTGAGCGAGGCCATCGAGGCCGAGCGCTCCTTCGTCGACGAGTTCCCCCAAGAGGCGCGGGTCGTCCGCGCCGCGCTGCTCAGTTCCTTCCTCGCGCTGGCGCTCGGGGCGATCTTCGGGATCATTCAGACGCTCCATCGGACCGGGGTCTTCCGGGGACTCATTTCCTCGACCGACTACTACACGTCGCTCACCGCACACGGCGTGTTCCTGGCGATCAGCTTCACCACGTTCTTCCTCGTTGGACTCTTCACGTGGGCGGTGACTCGAAGCCTCGACCGGCCGCTGATCGACATCAGGATCACGTGGACGTGGTACGCGATCATGGCGGTCGGCATGACCATGACCGGCGTCTCCATCCTCGCCGGCTTCGTCCCCGCGCTCGACATGAGCGCGGACGTCCTGTTCACCTTCTACGCGCCGCTGCAGGCGTACCCCATGTTCTACGCGGGGCTCGCCGTCTTCATCGTCGGCTCCTGGATCGCCGGCGCCGACTGGTTCCGGACGTTCCTCGCGTGGAAGCGCGAGCACCCCGACGAGCGGATCCCGCTACAGACGTTCATGGTGCTGACGACGATGGCCATGTGGTACATCGCCTCCTCCGCCGTGGCCGCGTCCGTGCTCATCTTCCTGCTCCCGTGGTCGCTCGGCTTCATCGACTCGGTGAACCCCACGCTGACCCGGACGCTGTTCTGGTTCTTCGGGCACCCGGTCGTGTACTTCTGGCTGATGCCCGCGTACCTGCTGTGGTACACCGTCCTCCCGAAGATCGCCGGAGGACGGCTGTTCAGCGACCCGCTCGCGCGCGTCGTGTTCGTGCTGTTCCTCCTCCTCTCCACTCCGGTCGGGATCCACCACCAGTACTTGGACCCGGGGATCGCGGAGGGGTTCAAGTTCATCTCGATGACGAACACGATGTTCCTGCTGTTGCCGAGCCTGCTCACCGCGTTCACGGTCGTCGCGAGCGTGGAGTACGGCGCCCGCCAGCGCGGCGGGACCGGGCTCCTCGGCTGGCTCACCGACCTCCCGTGGCGCGACCCCGCGTTCACCGGCATGATGCTCGCCGGCCTGATGTTCGCCGCCGGCGGCTTCTCCGGCATGGTGAACGCCGGGATGAACATCAACTACATGATCCACAACACGATCTGGGTGCCGGGCCACTTCCACCTCACCGTCGGCACCGCCGTCGCGCTCACGTTCATGGCGGCGACCTACTGGATCTGGCCGCAGATATCCAACAAGCCGATATACAGCCGGTCGATCGGGCTATTTCAGGTCGTCCTCTGGTTCATCGGGATGGCGCTGATGTCGAACGCGATGCACGCGCAGGGGATCATGGGCGTGCCGCGACGCACCGCGGAGCCCGAGTACAGCGGCTTCGACTACCCGACGATGTTCGGCGGGTTCGAGGAGCTCAACGTCCAGATCGCCATCGGCGGGACGCTGCTGTTCGTCTCGACGGTGCTGTTCATCGGGAACCTCGTGCTCACGATGGGGAACCCGAAGGTGTCCGGACTCGCCGAGTCGCTGCCGCCGGCGCTGTCCGGCCCCGACGACGCCCCGCGAGTGCTCGATAACCTCCGGCTCTGGGTGGGGATCGCGCTGACGCTCGTCGTCCTCGCGTACGCGCTCCCGCTGGCGGCGATCGTCAGTCGCGGCGGACTGCTCGGCCCGGGCGTGGGGACGTATCCGGCGCTGGTCGCTCCGATGCTCGACGCGCTCGCGGGAGCGGTGACGCCGATACTCGGTGCCGTCGGCGGCGCCGCGGGCTCGCTCGTCGAGGTGGTCGGGTGAGCGTCGACGTGACCCGCGGCGGGCTCCTCGTCGCGTTCGCGGTGTTCGGCGTGATCGTCTACGAGTTCCGAACGGTGCTGGACTTCGTCGGGATCGAACTGCCGCTCCTCCCGTACATGGCGGCAGTCTTCGTGCTCGCCAGCGTGCTCCTGTGGGTCGTCACGCTGACCGGCGGGTGGCGGACCGAACCCGAGGAAGACGGACCGGCGTAGCGGCGCAGATCGCCCGGGTCGGACCGCCTTCCTGCGACCCTCGCACCGCGAGGGTTTTGTACCGTCTGACCAATACCAACCATGGAACGGACGCGCGTGGCGGTCCGATGTGTCGACTGCTCGTTCGAGACGGAGTACGACGGGCTCCCGGCGGCGCGGACCGCGCTCGACGACCACGAGTCGGCGACCGGCCACGAGGTGACGTGGGAGATCGAGTCGCTCGCCGAGGGAGTCTCTCGCGCGGGCGACGACGCCGGCGTCTGCGGCCGTCCCGAGTGCGCCAACGAGGACTCGCCGCTCGTGAATCCCGAGCCGGCCGATCGGTAGCTCGACGCGGCCGATCGGTAGCGCGACACGGACGAACGCCGGGCGAGGCGGGACGGAGTCACCGACCCTTTTGTAATCCGCACCGTCGGTGGTCGCGTATGTCAACACGAAACGGTCCGCTCACCTTCGGCGTGCTCGGGACGGCGGGGATCGCGCGGAAGGCGGTGATCCCGGCGATCGCGGCGAGCGATCACGCGGTCGGCGCGGTCGCCTCGCGCGACGGCGACCGGGCGGCGGCGTTCGCCGAGTCGCAGTCGATCGCGCGGAGCTACGGCTCCTACGAGGCGCTGCTCGAAGACGACGAGATCGACGCGGTCTACGTCCCGCTCCCGAACGGGCTCCACGCCGAGTGGACGACGCGCGCGGCCGACGCCGGGCTCCACGTGCTCTGCGAGAAGCCGCTCGCGGCCGACGCGGCGGAGGCGCGCGAGGTGGTCGACCACTGCGAGGACCGCGGCGTCACGCTGATGGAGGGATTCATGTACCGGTACCACCCCCGCACCGAGCGGGTCCTCGAACTGGTCGACCGGGAGCTCCACGACGTGCGTACGGTGAGCTCGACGTTCCGGTTCCCGCTGTACGACCGACCGGGCGACGTGCGCCTCGACCCGGCGCTCGCCGGCGGGTCGCTGATGGACGTCGGCTGTTACCCCGTCTCGCTCGCCAGGACGGTCCTCGGCGAGCCTGACCGGGCGTACGCGCACGCGAACGACACCCGAGACGCCGGCGTCGACACGGAGCTCGCGGGCGTGTTGGAGTACGCGGACGGTCGGTCGGCACAGGTCGCCTCCGGCTTCGACACGCGGCTCGTCCAGCGGTACCGGATCGACGCGACGAACGGCTGGATCGAGGTCGAGCGAGCGTTCGACGCGCCCGACGACGAGCCGGTGGAGCTGACCTACGAGGTCGACGGCCGGCGCGGCGTCGAGACGTTCGACCCGGTGGACCAGTACCGGCTGCAGGTGGAGCACTTCGCCGACCGCGTCGCCGACGGCGCGAACCCGCTGACCGACGGCACGGAGGCGGTCGCGAACATGCGAGTCATCGACGCGCTCGCCGAGAGCGCCGCCGAGGGCGGCGCGGTCGACGTCTCCTGAACTGAGCGGGCCCGCGCCGACCCGTCTGACGGGCCTCGTCGCTTCGGGCGAGGGTTTATACTCGCGCGACACCAATAATGTATATAATGACCAATACCGCTGCCGATACCGAGCCGGACGCCGACGAGGGCGCCCGCCGCCCGACGTCGCTCGCGGACGCGGACGCGCTCGACGCCTTCGTCGACGACGCGGACGCCGCGCTCGTCGAGTTCTACACCGACGGGTGCGGCATCTGTGCGAGCATGGAGCCCGTCCTCGGGAACGTCGCTCGCGCGCTCGACGTCGACGTCGCCCTGATAAATCCCCGCGACGATCCCCCGCTCGTCGAGCGGTTCGACGTGCGGAGCGTCCCGCTGTTCGTGCTGTTCGTCGACGGCGAGCCCGTCGCCCGCCGCGCGGAGGGGTTCATTCCCGGCGAGGAGCTCGCCGACTGGGTCCGCGAGCACGCCGAGTGACCGGTCGCGGCGGCACGGGACGCGCTCGCCGCTAGCCACACGAGCGAAGCGGAACGGAACGAAAAGTACGTCCGAGGTCCGGGCGGAGCCCGGCAGCGTCAGCGCTACAGCCGGCCGACGTTCTCGACGGCGACGGACTCGACGCCGTCGACGTCCGCGAACGCCTCCTCGACCGCCTCGGTGCCGCCCGCGCCGTCGGGAACGATGACGGTCGGTAGGAGGGCGACGAGGCCGAACGCGACGTCGTCGCGCTGGAAGCCGCGGATCTTCGCGCCCTGCGGGAGCGACTCCTCCAGCCGGTCCTGCAGGTCGTCGAGGTCGACCTCGGGGCTGTTCGGCATGACCTTGATCTTGGCGGCGACGTCTCCCATACTAGGGCCCTCGGAAGCCGCAGTCGTGGCACTCGTAGAGGTTGCTCTGCTTCCGGCACTTCGCGCACCGGTGGATCGTCGCCCCGCAGTCGGGGCAGGAGAACCGCGCGGCGTTCATGCCGGCCACCTGGATACCACAGGAGACACACTGACGGGTGCCCTGCGTTTCACTCTCGCTCATACACTGAACCACCACCGCGCGACTTTTAACCGTTGTTCTTTGCGGTCGGCGGCGGACCGCGGCTCGAGACGCGATACCGCGGCGCGCGGGTCCGAGCGCTGTCGACGACGGCACGGGCGATCGGCGGTCCTCCGTCAACCGACGATCAGCGGGCCGATCAGCACGCCCATCAGGTGGACCCTCCGGGCGCCGACCCGCGGCGGGACGAGTCCCAAGACGGCGGCGACGGCGAAGATCCCGACGCCGAACGGGCCGGCGAACAGGAACGAGACGACCGTGAGGAGTCCCAAAACACCGATCGACAGGCGGGTGTAGTCCGCGTTCCCGACGACGCGGAGGTAGGCGTCGCCGACGAGGAGGGCGAGCGCGAACCCGCAGGCCGCCGCCGTCGCCGCGGCGACGAGGAGGACCGGGAGCGCGAACGGGACTTCGGCCCGGTCGATCGCGACCGTGACGCCCGTTCGCGGCGTGCCGAGCGCGACGAGCGCGAACAGCGCGAAAATGGTGTTCGCCGTGTTGGCGCCGCTGGTGGCGACGACGAAGCCGCGGTCGCTCTCGGAGCGTGGGACCGCGGGCAGGGCGGCGACGGCGGCGATCGCCGCGGAGACGCCGGGAACGTAGCCGACGACCGCGCCCGCGAGCGACCCGGCGCCGGCGCTCACCCCGAGGTCGCGGGGCGCCAATGTGATCCGCGCGTCGGCCTGCGGCGGGACGCCCTCGCCGCCGAGCGCGTCGACGAGCACGGGCGCGCCGAACAGCCCGGCGAACAGCGGCGCGAGGACGCCGCCGGCGTCGAGCGGCGCGGCGGGGTCGACGTCGAGGGTCGCGAACCCGAGCGCGGCGCTCGCGAGGAACGCGAGGAGCCCGCCGACCGCGGCCCGCTTCGACGACTCGGTGAACACGAGGAAGGCGACGACACCGGCCAGCAGGAGCGGGAGGTGCGCCCGCACCGCCGGATAGCCGCGGACCATCGCCCACGTGATCGGCACGGCGAGGGGCACCGCGAGCGCGACCGCGAGCCCGGAACCGACCGCCGAGAGCCGGATCGCCTCGCGGCCCCGCCCGGCGATCACGAGCCTGTGGCCTGGCAGCGCCGCGACCGCCGTCGCCGCGTCGGGCACGCCGAGCGCGAGCGCGGGGACGATGTCGAGGAAGGAGTGGACTACGCCCGCGCCGAGCATCGCGACCCCGACGAGCAGCGGGTCGGCGGAGACGGCGGGCGCGAACCCCGCGAGCAGCAGCGCGAAGTTGTTCGCGTGGAGGCCCGGGACGAGCCCGCTCAGGGTGCCGAGCGCGACGCCCCCGCAGAGGAACGCGAGCGCGGCGGCCGCGAACGTCGGATCGACGACCGGGCGGACGAGGGCGTCCATCGCGGCGAGGTGGCCGCGGCTTCGGTGATAAACGGTGGGACCGTCGACGGAGCGATCAACGAGGCTCGGGAGAGTCGAAGCGAACGGTCGAAAACTCGAACCCGCTTACGCCTTCTGGGCCGCCTGCGCCTTCTTCTGGGTGACGTAGCCGGCGATCCGGTTGCGGACGCCCTTCGACTCGACGGTGGTGAGGGCGGTGACGCTCTCCTTGTTCGTCTCGAAGTCCGTGTTGAACGAGTCGGGGTACCGCTCAAGCAGGACGTTCCCGAGCTGCTTGATGTACTTGGGTTTGATGGCCATACCGAGCGATACCGCCGGGCCGAACTAAAAGGGTTCGTTCCGCCGCGAGCGGTCGCGAGGCGGTATCACGGCGGTCCGTGGCGCGATCGAACACTCACGCGTCGCCGTCGCGCTCGCCGCCGGACTCCTGCTCGTTTCCGGCGAGCCCCCGCCATCCGGTCGCCTCGTCGATGCGGGCGAACGCCTCGCGCTCGGCCGGTCCGCCGCAGCGGTCGACCACGTCCGCGAAGTACGCCAGCCGGTCGAGCAGTTCGGCCGTGTCGAATCCGGGCACGTCGAGCCGCGAGGCCGCGACCGTCGCGTCGACGAGCGCGCCGAACCCGCGGTTGACCGTCGGTACGCGCTCCTGGAGCACCGCGCTCTCGACCGGATCGAGCGCCCACGTCCGGATCGTCGTGTCGCCCTCGGTCTCGCTCCCGACCGCCGCGGCGGTCACCTCGACCCAGGCGTCGGCCGTTTCGAGGACGGGCTCGTCGACCTCGCGGACGGTGAGCGCGGCGTCGACGAACGTCCGCGGGTCGGACGTGAACTGGACGACGCCGCCGCCGCGCTCGGCGAAGTTCCGCCACGTCCGGGTGCGGCCGTAGGTCCGCGCGGTGACGGGGTCGGCGGGGTCGTCCGGCGCGTGGAGCCCGAGCGCCGCGACGTTCCACCGGTCGTTCGGGCCGAGCGTCGTCACGACCGACTCGGTGACGCCGCGGAGCGCGATCGGCCAGCCGGCCGGCGTGACGGCGTCGTCGCCCTCCGC comes from the Halorubrum depositum genome and includes:
- a CDS encoding heme o synthase gives rise to the protein MTIPDRFPAVLAATAMGVYLLLVVGATTSLTEAAAACSGWPLCGGGAALPTERAGWIALGHRAIAAVVGVLVALSVALAWLDGASRRVRAALAAALLLFPAQSGVGALVAVGGLPASLAPVHLLLGVTIFGAVLAALAWWLEAETGAPDDAPVDFRPGTDDLPPVEEAPEPEIPTATVPRLKATAAAYFRLMKPRLMWLLCLVAAAAMALAGGPGFTPYVVGATLAGGALSIGASGTFNHVFERDIDRRMQRTNDRPLATDLVPVRNALAFGLLLAAVSLGLFWTVNPLTAALGLVAIVFYSVVYTLVLKPNTVQNTVIGGAAGALPALIGWAAVTGEVGGGGLLLALVIFLWTPAHFYNLALAYKDDYERGGFPMMPVVRGETATRRHIVWYLGATLVAAVALAAAAEPLGALYAAVGVALGAVFLWAVVRLHYEQTEAAAFRAFHASNAYLGLLLFAVVFDALVV
- a CDS encoding sensor histidine kinase, with translation MDASPRAVARSLWPVWGLGAVLVLSLLAEAAALSVGVAPAPGGYWVGYASTILVVVGVGYAVYVMPRSDISPARYPRLNRWWIAGASGFLLVNVGFMATLPTETAFQVFGWGRWAIGFGGGVGLVIGLFEARAIEREVAAERSRLRQAELRSERDRLEEFASVVSHDLRNPLNVVRGRIDLARRAHPEDEHLEAAEPALDRMDEIIGETLALAREGKSVDGVDDVDLAECARECWSRVDAPDAALRVDGSATVRADRDRLSHVFENLFRNSVEHGGRDVTVRVGVLDGGDGFFVEDDGVGIPADQVDRVRETGFTSSADGTGFGLAIVDRIVDAHGWELRIAEGDDGGVRFEIRGVERSEEATRASAAEGADRAPHR
- a CDS encoding SelT/SelW/SelH family protein, with the protein product MTRVEIEFCVPCGFLNRAQDVSEALLKQFGEELDEVALVTGDSGVFVVRADDEVVFDKTEDEYDVDAIVRAVRPYVGAAA
- a CDS encoding heavy metal translocating P-type ATPase, translating into MSNCTLCDLPTGDDPHTAPDVDGDFCCRGCLAVARSLDDVDDVDERRPETEPGEAFDGETTFLRVDGMHCATCESFLELTAGEQDGVAAAEASYATDTIRVDYDPDAVSADELPKRLSVAGYTASDRADPEPDRDDDVVRFLIGGGLFGMMAMLWYVLFLYPTYFGYEPILDLGGVSGTYLFAQVWVFASIVLFYTGYPILRGAYVSLRARQPNMDLLVSLAAGSSYAYSTLALLVGRTDLYFDVTIAVILVVTAGNHYESLIKRRATGMLSDLTTAGDRTVRTESGETVAAETVDPGDRLLVRPGERVPFDGTVAEGTAAVDEALVTGESLPATKREGDEVRGGTVVTDAPVVVAVGEDATSTLDTLVRLLWELQSSRSGVQRLVDRLATAFVPLVVAVAALGGAATFALGSAPVDAALVGLTVLIVSCPCALGLATPLAVAAGIRDAARRGIVIVSDAVFEEAAGIDTVVLDKTGTLTDGEMRLLDTVSDGASPEEVRRRAAAVERASAHPVAEAIVDAVAGDDGGSARDDTSDASAAATDGGVTADDEGGEKRPADDAAGTSTAAVTVSDRGVTGRIDGDEVVVGHRSLFEGTEWTVPASLESAGEAAREDGRVPVFVGWEGSVVGVLVVGDEVREGWEAVVTGLADGGRRVVVLTGDSPEATRRFADHPAIDETFAEVPPEAKAETVRRLAATERVAVVGDGSNDAPALAAADLGVSVASGTDLAADAADAVLLEDRLSAVPELFAVTRGTNRRLKQNLGWAFVYNAVAIPMAIAGVLNPLLAALAMATSSLLVVTNSARTVYNGE
- a CDS encoding cytochrome c oxidase subunit II; amino-acid sequence: MHIHAYEKLWLAASILLILLLIGSVTYGAVGPGVAMVSDSEPPIDAQALDEDDRFSEPRVEQVGENEYAAYVVAYQFGFEPSPIVVPENSTVTFYVTSRDVIHGFEVVGTNANTMVVPGEVSELTVEVEGPQEYGLLCNEYCGAGHHVMEGKVNVVSQAEFDERNEGGDDA
- a CDS encoding b(o/a)3-type cytochrome-c oxidase subunit 1, which codes for MSEAIEAERSFVDEFPQEARVVRAALLSSFLALALGAIFGIIQTLHRTGVFRGLISSTDYYTSLTAHGVFLAISFTTFFLVGLFTWAVTRSLDRPLIDIRITWTWYAIMAVGMTMTGVSILAGFVPALDMSADVLFTFYAPLQAYPMFYAGLAVFIVGSWIAGADWFRTFLAWKREHPDERIPLQTFMVLTTMAMWYIASSAVAASVLIFLLPWSLGFIDSVNPTLTRTLFWFFGHPVVYFWLMPAYLLWYTVLPKIAGGRLFSDPLARVVFVLFLLLSTPVGIHHQYLDPGIAEGFKFISMTNTMFLLLPSLLTAFTVVASVEYGARQRGGTGLLGWLTDLPWRDPAFTGMMLAGLMFAAGGFSGMVNAGMNINYMIHNTIWVPGHFHLTVGTAVALTFMAATYWIWPQISNKPIYSRSIGLFQVVLWFIGMALMSNAMHAQGIMGVPRRTAEPEYSGFDYPTMFGGFEELNVQIAIGGTLLFVSTVLFIGNLVLTMGNPKVSGLAESLPPALSGPDDAPRVLDNLRLWVGIALTLVVLAYALPLAAIVSRGGLLGPGVGTYPALVAPMLDALAGAVTPILGAVGGAAGSLVEVVG
- a CDS encoding CbaC protein, which produces MSVDVTRGGLLVAFAVFGVIVYEFRTVLDFVGIELPLLPYMAAVFVLASVLLWVVTLTGGWRTEPEEDGPA
- a CDS encoding DUF7542 family protein translates to MERTRVAVRCVDCSFETEYDGLPAARTALDDHESATGHEVTWEIESLAEGVSRAGDDAGVCGRPECANEDSPLVNPEPADR